A region from the Penaeus monodon isolate SGIC_2016 chromosome 17, NSTDA_Pmon_1, whole genome shotgun sequence genome encodes:
- the LOC119583480 gene encoding alkaline phosphatase-like encodes MRLQLAYVLAVAATAASARVPPPRGPQREPVFKMTYKDQDHLDVMGHVRASKSAKSRNSVEGLDYWNQQMQAELQDQLAKSPIVKQAKNIIFFLGDGTSISTLTAARLLKGHLTGNGEQEVMAYERFPYSSLIKTYSADKIVTDSAASSTAYLTGVKGNQATIGVDANVLLSDCDAMNNPSFHTTSVLKNFQDAGKSTGIVTVTRVTHASPAGSYAHTAERHWENDDDINDVNGDPEKCDDVAEQLVYGPTGSKIKVILGGGRKKLTPKGVDDPEGGDGGRRDDGKNLIQTWIDQKQVLGNASYVWHRNDLLQVDTANTDYLMGLFDWSHMSFAIDQDTSNPSLEEMTRAAIEVLQRDNNGYFLFVEGGNIDKAHHLNEHRSALEEALQFEKAIALADSMTNPEETLIIVTADHSQPLVINGYPERGTDVRGLGDFSDVDGLPFTTLMYTNGPGYRGEPLGERPDPSAEDYYDPHYMGAATVPMIESHHAGEEVILYARGPHAHLFTGIHENAYIPHALRYAACVGDGLHFCPTEA; translated from the exons ATGAGACTTCAACTCGCCTACGTCCTTGCTGTTGCAGCGACGGCAGCCTCGGCCCGCG TCCCGCCACCAAGAGGACCTCAACGAGAACCAGTTTTCAAGATGACAT ATAAAGACCAAGATCACCTGGATGTCATGGGCCACGTGCGGGCGAGCAAGAGCGCCAAGTCTCGCAATAGTGTAGAAG GACTGGACTACTGGAATCAGCAAATGCAGGCGGAGCTCCAGGACCAGCTGGCGAAGTCCCCCATCGTGAAGCAGGCCAAGaacatcatcttcttcctcggGGACGGCACCTCGATCTCCACCCTGACCGCCGCGCGCCTCCTCAAGGGCCATCTCACGGGCAATGGCGAACAGGAGGTCATGGCGTATGAGAGATTCCCATACTCGTCGCTCATTAAG ACCTACAGCGCAGACAAGATCGTCACCGACTCCGCCGCTAGTTCCACCGCCTACCTGACCGGCGTGAAGGGCAACCAGGCGACCATCGGCGTGGACGCTAATGTGCTGCTGTCAGACTGCGACGCCATGAACAACCCCAGCTTCCACACAACCTCTGTGCTCAAGAACTTCCAG GATGCCGGAAAATCCACAGGAATCGTGACAGTGACCCGCGTAACCCACGCTTCTCCCGCAGGAAGCTATGCCCACACTGCTGAAAG ACACTGGGAAAACGACGACGATATCAACGACGTCAACGGCGACCCCGAGAAGTGTGACGACGTCGCCGAGCAGCTGGTGTACGGCCCCACGGGATCGAAGATTAAg GTCATCCTCGGTGGAGGACGCAAAAAGCTCACACCGAAGGGCGTGGACGACCCCGAGGGCGGCGACGGAGGCAGACGCGACGACGGCAAGAACCTCATCCAGACGTGGATCGACCAAAAGCAGGTCCTTGGCAACGCCTCATATGTGTGGCACCGCAATGACCTTCTACAGGTGGACACCGCCAACACCGATTACCTTATGG GCCTCTTCGACTGGAGCCACATGTCGTTCGCCATTGACCAGGACACGAGCAATCCTTCCCTGGAGGAGATGACTCGCGCTGCCATCGAGGTCCTGCAGAGGGACAACAATGGATACTTCCTTTTCGTCGAGG GAGGAAACATTGACAAGGCTCACCACTTGAACGAGCACCGTTCTGCTCTGGAAGAAGCACTGCAATTTGAGAAGGCTATTGCTTTGGCTGACTCCATGACTAATCCCGAGGAAACGCTGATCATCGTCACCGCTGACCATTCGCAACCTCTCGTCATCAATGGCTACCCTGAGAGGGGGACGGACGTGCGCG GTCTTGGAGACTTCTCTGACGTGGACGGTCTTCCCTTCACGACGCTGATGTACACGAACGGACCCGGATACAGGGGGGAGCCTCTAGGCGAACGACCGGATCCTTCCGCTGAAGACTACT ACGACCCCCACTACATGGGCGCCGCCACCGTGCCCATGATCGAGTCCCACCACGCCGGCGAGGAGGTGATCCTGTACGCCCGCGGTCCTCACGCCCACCTCTTCACAGGGATCCACGAGAATGCCTACATCCCCCACGCCCTCAG ATACGCTGCCTGTGTCGGCGACGGACTCCATTTCTGCCCGACGGAAGCTTAG